Proteins encoded within one genomic window of Sphingomonas sp. NBWT7:
- a CDS encoding SDR family oxidoreductase: protein MSFANLFSLEGKIALVTGGSRGIGKIIAKGFIEQGATVYISSRKAAACEETVAELGAKCIALPQDVSTVEGCKALATAFAEREQRLDILVNNAGAAWGVPFEEFPESGWDKVMDLNVKSPFFLTQALHGLLKAQASHDKPSKVINITSIDGLRLNPWDTYSYHASKAALIYLTKRMAARLIKDGIIVTSLAPGAFASEMNRAARDHGDAVAKGIPMRRIGNEADMAGAAIFLASRASDYVVGDTLVVDGGVVNASLGTSLDA, encoded by the coding sequence ATGAGCTTCGCCAATCTGTTCAGCCTAGAGGGCAAGATCGCGCTAGTGACGGGCGGCAGCCGCGGGATCGGCAAGATCATCGCCAAGGGCTTCATCGAGCAGGGCGCCACCGTCTATATCTCGTCACGCAAGGCGGCGGCGTGCGAGGAAACTGTCGCCGAGCTCGGCGCCAAATGCATCGCGCTGCCGCAGGACGTGTCGACGGTCGAGGGTTGCAAGGCGCTGGCGACGGCGTTCGCCGAGCGCGAACAGCGGCTCGACATCCTCGTCAACAACGCCGGCGCGGCGTGGGGTGTCCCGTTTGAGGAGTTCCCCGAGAGCGGCTGGGACAAGGTGATGGACCTCAACGTCAAGTCGCCGTTCTTCCTGACGCAGGCACTGCACGGGCTGCTCAAGGCGCAGGCAAGCCACGACAAGCCGTCCAAGGTGATCAACATCACCTCGATCGACGGGCTGCGGCTCAATCCGTGGGACACGTACAGCTACCACGCATCGAAGGCGGCGCTGATCTATCTCACCAAGCGGATGGCAGCGCGGCTGATTAAGGACGGGATCATCGTCACCAGCCTCGCGCCCGGCGCCTTCGCGAGCGAGATGAACCGCGCCGCGCGCGATCACGGCGACGCGGTGGCGAAGGGCATACCGATGCGGCGGATCGGCAACGAGGCCGACATGGCGGGCGCGGCGATCTTCCTCGCCAGCCGAGCGAGCGACTATGTCGTCGGCGATACGCTGGTGGTCGACGGCGGCGTCGTCAACGCGTCGCTCGGCACCAGCCTCGACGCGTGA
- a CDS encoding glutamate-5-semialdehyde dehydrogenase — protein MPDPSASAALIATLAADARRAASVLAGSPTKQRRAALGAAAEALRRATDAIIVANQIDMERARDNGLSAAMLDRLALDAVRVEAMAQGLATVATLDDPLGAEIDRTVRPNGLDLARVRVPIGVIGIIYESRPNVTADAAALCVMSGNAVILRGGSEALESNAAIHRAFTDGLRAAALPVDAVQRVETTDRAAVGAMLQAAGAIDLIIPRGGKSLVGRVQSEARVPVLAHLDGINHVFVHASADPAMACQVAVDAKMRRTGVCGAMETLLIDAAYPDPAGVVAALVAAGCAVRGDARISALSGVPRADDADWDTEYLDAICSVAIVDGVDAALTHISRHGSHHTDAIVTEDRAVAEQFLARVDSAIVLWNASTQFADGGEFGLGAEIGIATGRLHARGPVALEGLTTYKWVGRGTGQVRGRG, from the coding sequence ATGCCCGATCCTTCCGCCTCGGCCGCTCTGATCGCAACGCTTGCCGCTGACGCGAGGCGGGCCGCATCTGTGCTCGCGGGATCACCCACGAAACAGCGCCGCGCAGCACTTGGCGCCGCCGCGGAGGCGCTGCGGCGCGCGACCGACGCGATCATCGTGGCGAATCAGATCGACATGGAACGCGCGCGCGACAACGGCCTTTCCGCCGCCATGCTCGATCGCCTCGCGCTGGACGCTGTCCGTGTCGAGGCGATGGCACAGGGCCTAGCAACAGTGGCAACGCTGGACGATCCGCTCGGCGCGGAGATCGACAGGACGGTGCGGCCCAACGGGCTCGACCTTGCGCGCGTTCGCGTCCCGATCGGCGTCATCGGCATCATCTACGAAAGCCGTCCCAATGTCACCGCCGACGCGGCGGCGCTGTGCGTGATGTCGGGCAACGCGGTGATCCTGCGCGGTGGATCAGAGGCGCTGGAGAGCAATGCCGCCATCCACCGGGCTTTCACGGACGGGCTTCGCGCTGCAGCGTTGCCGGTCGACGCCGTGCAGCGCGTGGAGACGACCGATCGCGCGGCCGTGGGCGCAATGTTGCAGGCGGCGGGCGCGATCGATTTGATCATCCCGCGCGGCGGCAAAAGCCTTGTCGGCCGTGTTCAGTCGGAAGCGCGCGTGCCAGTGCTCGCGCATCTCGACGGCATCAACCACGTATTCGTTCACGCCTCCGCCGATCCGGCAATGGCGTGCCAGGTGGCCGTTGACGCAAAGATGCGCCGGACGGGCGTGTGCGGCGCAATGGAGACGTTGCTGATCGACGCGGCCTATCCCGATCCCGCGGGGGTGGTGGCGGCGCTCGTCGCGGCGGGATGCGCGGTACGTGGCGACGCGCGGATCTCGGCGTTGAGTGGCGTGCCACGCGCCGACGACGCGGACTGGGACACCGAATATCTCGATGCGATCTGTTCGGTCGCTATCGTCGACGGCGTGGACGCCGCGCTGACGCATATTTCACGGCACGGATCACATCATACCGATGCGATCGTGACCGAGGACAGGGCGGTTGCCGAGCAATTCCTTGCCCGCGTCGATTCGGCGATCGTCCTGTGGAACGCATCGACGCAATTCGCCGATGGAGGGGAATTTGGGCTGGGCGCGGAGATCGGCATCGCGACCGGGCGCCTGCACGCGCGCGGGCCGGTCGCGCTGGAAGGGCTGACGACCTACAAATGGGTCGGCCGCGGTACCGGGCAGGTTCGCGGCCGAGGCTGA
- the msrB gene encoding peptide-methionine (R)-S-oxide reductase MsrB, with amino-acid sequence MTSLYDRRSTLAALATGTVAAVLTACRAAPADAAAGNFPYRLSDKQWRAKLSPAAYRVLREEDTERPFTSPLNKEKRAGTFTCAGCGQPLFASKTKFESGTGWPSFWAPLPRAVGTTTDTTLGMSRTEVHCSRCGGHLGHVFDDGPPPTGKRYCMNGVALGYRGA; translated from the coding sequence ATGACCAGCCTGTACGATCGCCGCTCGACGCTCGCCGCCCTCGCAACGGGCACTGTCGCCGCCGTGCTGACCGCCTGCCGCGCCGCACCGGCCGATGCCGCGGCCGGCAATTTCCCCTATCGCCTGTCCGACAAGCAGTGGCGGGCGAAGCTATCGCCGGCGGCATATCGCGTGCTGCGCGAGGAGGATACAGAGCGGCCGTTCACCAGTCCACTCAACAAGGAAAAGCGCGCCGGCACCTTCACCTGCGCCGGATGCGGTCAGCCGCTGTTTGCGTCGAAGACCAAATTCGAGAGCGGAACCGGCTGGCCAAGCTTCTGGGCCCCCTTGCCGCGCGCCGTGGGTACGACGACCGACACTACGCTTGGCATGTCGCGTACCGAAGTTCATTGCAGCCGCTGCGGCGGGCATTTGGGCCACGTGTTCGACGACGGGCCACCGCCGACCGGCAAGCGCTACTGCATGAACGGCGTCGCGCTAGGCTACCGCGGGGCCTGA
- a CDS encoding SDR family NAD(P)-dependent oxidoreductase, whose product MRFSGKRAVVTGGASGIGRATALRLAEEGAEVWIGDIDEAAGREIAETSNGKIHFQRCDVTNADDIRALIEAPDGLDVLFNNAGAGGAPEKIDEIAPGDWDRTQNLLLRSVALGIRYAAPIMAKRGKGAIVNTSSVSALGTGYAPIAYSTAKAGVLHLSKLAAADLAKSNVRVNAVIPGFITTNIFTRHLDVAEEKRAAANEVIAQVAAKAQPVARAGRPEDIAAAVTFLLSDDAGFITGTHLVVDGGITIGTRQSWDPEQPGLFAALEAFQ is encoded by the coding sequence ATGCGCTTTTCGGGTAAGCGTGCCGTCGTTACGGGCGGCGCTTCGGGGATCGGGCGCGCGACCGCGCTGCGCCTTGCCGAGGAGGGCGCCGAAGTGTGGATCGGCGATATCGATGAGGCGGCAGGGCGCGAGATCGCCGAAACGTCGAACGGAAAGATCCACTTCCAGCGCTGCGACGTGACGAATGCCGACGACATCCGCGCATTGATCGAGGCGCCCGACGGACTCGACGTTCTCTTCAACAATGCGGGTGCGGGCGGTGCGCCCGAGAAGATCGACGAGATCGCGCCCGGCGATTGGGATCGCACCCAGAACCTGCTGCTGCGCTCGGTCGCGCTCGGTATCCGTTACGCCGCGCCGATCATGGCGAAGCGCGGCAAGGGGGCGATCGTCAACACGTCCTCGGTATCGGCGCTCGGCACCGGCTACGCGCCGATCGCCTATTCGACCGCCAAGGCCGGCGTTCTCCATCTGTCGAAGCTTGCCGCCGCCGACCTTGCTAAGAGCAACGTGCGTGTCAACGCGGTGATCCCCGGCTTCATCACCACCAACATCTTCACCCGCCACTTAGACGTGGCAGAGGAGAAGCGTGCCGCCGCCAATGAGGTGATCGCGCAGGTCGCCGCTAAGGCGCAGCCCGTCGCGCGCGCCGGCCGGCCAGAGGATATCGCGGCCGCCGTTACCTTTCTGCTCAGCGACGACGCTGGCTTCATCACCGGCACGCACCTCGTCGTCGACGGCGGCATCACGATCGGCACACGGCAGAGCTGGGATCCAGAGCAGCCCGGGCTCTTCGCCGCGTTGGAGGCGTTCCAGTGA
- a CDS encoding CHAP domain-containing protein, with the protein MTFKNFTARFALMAACGLTTATAANAQFWQCAPYAREISGIQIHGNANTWWGQAAGRYARGETPKVGAVLSFQPTRRMRIGHVAMVSRIVSDREVLLTHANWSRRGGIERDVRAIDVSAAGDWSMVKVWYAPQGGLGTSSYPTNGFIYSDHAPLLAPGEAPVIAQGRDDETRLANLAIAAAAAVPMKGAITVGQ; encoded by the coding sequence ATGACTTTCAAGAATTTTACAGCGCGTTTCGCGCTGATGGCCGCGTGCGGCCTGACGACGGCGACTGCAGCCAACGCCCAATTCTGGCAGTGCGCGCCGTACGCCCGTGAGATCTCGGGTATCCAGATCCATGGCAATGCCAACACCTGGTGGGGCCAGGCCGCCGGCCGCTACGCCCGCGGTGAGACGCCGAAGGTCGGCGCGGTCCTGTCCTTCCAGCCTACTCGCCGCATGCGCATCGGCCACGTGGCGATGGTAAGCCGCATCGTCAGCGATCGCGAAGTCCTGTTGACGCACGCGAACTGGTCGCGTCGCGGCGGGATCGAGCGCGACGTTCGCGCGATCGACGTGTCGGCGGCAGGCGACTGGAGCATGGTCAAGGTGTGGTACGCGCCGCAGGGCGGGCTCGGCACGTCGAGCTACCCCACCAACGGCTTTATCTATAGCGACCATGCGCCGTTGCTCGCGCCGGGCGAAGCACCGGTGATCGCGCAGGGTCGCGACGACGAGACGCGTCTCGCCAATCTTGCGATCGCTGCGGCCGCGGCGGTGCCGATGAAAGGTGCAATCACCGTCGGCCAGTAA
- a CDS encoding MFS transporter has translation MSASIASGAAADLGTAATTGAPPPARRLRTGTMASYGFGAAAYGVKDSGFGTFLLLFYNQVIGVPAATVGFVIMLALVIDAFVDPTVGFLSDRTRTRWGRRHPWLYGAALPIMLGWVLLWNPPQASQTAILGWLFVAAVLVRSAVSAYEVPSQAMAAELSTDYDERTRIMAYRYLFGWAGGLIMLIGAYWIFLSPTPEFPNGLLNRDGYKGFAIAGALFMGFAILTSAMGTHREIPNLPNPVIEKQSLAKNFQELGETLKNRAFVILMVAGLFVYTNQGITYAISNYLYTYVWRFTTVTILGLTLPTFVPLSFVLFGGVLVAFVLAPKLGQVTSKPKAASTAALIAIVIGTAPYWLRLAGIFPQVGDAAMLPLLFAFLAAGTAAGVTAHILGASMMADVVEDSEQRTGRRSEGVFFAGGFFIQKCTSGVGIFVTGLILAIAGFPEKAVPGQVPVEVVDRLTIIYIVTATSLALIAALTYRAFPFGRAEHSARLEALRMQALDSERIDPVP, from the coding sequence GTGAGCGCGTCGATCGCGAGCGGCGCGGCGGCGGATTTGGGCACGGCGGCAACTACGGGTGCACCGCCGCCCGCACGGCGCCTGCGCACCGGCACGATGGCGAGCTACGGCTTCGGCGCGGCGGCCTATGGCGTCAAGGATTCGGGGTTCGGCACGTTTCTGCTGCTGTTCTACAATCAGGTGATCGGCGTGCCGGCGGCGACGGTCGGCTTCGTCATCATGCTCGCGCTGGTGATCGACGCCTTCGTCGATCCGACCGTCGGCTTCCTGTCCGATCGCACGCGGACCCGCTGGGGGCGGCGGCATCCCTGGCTATACGGCGCGGCGCTGCCGATCATGCTTGGTTGGGTGCTTTTGTGGAACCCGCCGCAGGCGTCGCAGACGGCGATCCTAGGCTGGCTGTTCGTCGCCGCCGTTCTCGTGCGCAGCGCGGTAAGCGCCTATGAGGTGCCGAGCCAGGCAATGGCCGCCGAGCTAAGCACCGATTACGACGAGCGGACGCGGATCATGGCGTATCGCTATCTGTTCGGCTGGGCAGGGGGGCTGATCATGCTGATCGGCGCCTATTGGATATTCCTGTCGCCGACGCCCGAATTTCCCAACGGGCTGCTTAACCGTGACGGCTATAAGGGCTTCGCGATCGCGGGCGCGCTGTTCATGGGCTTCGCGATCCTGACGTCGGCTATGGGTACGCATCGCGAGATCCCGAACCTGCCCAATCCGGTGATCGAGAAGCAGTCGCTGGCGAAGAATTTCCAGGAGCTGGGCGAGACGCTGAAGAATCGCGCGTTCGTGATCCTGATGGTCGCGGGGCTGTTCGTCTACACCAACCAGGGGATCACCTATGCGATCTCCAACTATCTCTACACCTACGTCTGGCGCTTCACGACGGTGACGATCCTCGGGCTGACGCTGCCGACGTTCGTGCCGCTCAGCTTCGTGCTGTTCGGCGGCGTGCTGGTTGCCTTTGTCCTCGCGCCCAAGCTCGGTCAGGTGACAAGCAAGCCCAAGGCGGCGTCGACCGCGGCGCTGATCGCGATCGTCATCGGCACCGCACCTTACTGGCTTCGTCTCGCGGGCATCTTTCCGCAGGTAGGCGATGCCGCGATGCTGCCGTTGCTGTTCGCGTTCCTCGCCGCCGGTACCGCCGCCGGCGTGACCGCGCACATCCTCGGTGCGTCGATGATGGCCGACGTCGTCGAGGATTCGGAACAGCGCACCGGGCGCCGCTCAGAAGGTGTGTTCTTCGCCGGTGGTTTCTTCATCCAGAAATGCACCAGCGGTGTCGGCATCTTCGTTACCGGGCTGATCCTCGCGATCGCCGGCTTTCCGGAAAAGGCCGTGCCGGGTCAGGTGCCGGTCGAAGTCGTCGATCGCCTGACGATCATCTACATCGTCACCGCCACCAGCCTCGCGCTGATCGCGGCGCTTACCTATCGCGCCTTCCCGTTCGGCCGGGCGGAACATAGCGCCCGGCTCGAAGCGCTGCGCATGCAGGCGCTGGATTCGGAGCGGATCGACCCCGTTCCCTAA
- a CDS encoding acyl-CoA synthetase — translation MTHPYKHAAAMPDKPAFIMGGSGETVSYAQLDARANQGAHLIRSLGLKRGDAMAMMLDNSARYFEIAWAAERAGVYLTCISSKLMPAEAEYIIRDGECRMFVAGKGTAACAEALLPLIGDLARFMADGVIEGYDSWEEAVAAQPETPIADPSPGQIMLYSSGTTGKPKGVRFALPEEPYGENVSPLVMIGQGLYGFNADMVYLSPAPLYHAAPLRWSMAVQQLGGTVVVMERFDAEKALEFIEKYKVTHAQWVPTHFIRMLKLPEEVRRKYDVSSLQAVWHAAAPCPIPVKEQMIDWWGPIIGEYYAGTEGNGFHNILSSEWLTHKGSVGRNLTTITHICDEDGNEVPPRTEGAIFFEAPVTDLNPTGAAPFSYHNDPEKTKESTSAKGWTTLGDVGWMDEEGYLYLTDRKSFMIISGGVNIYPAEIENLLITHPKVADVAVIGAPHDEMGEEVVAVVQPKDPLEDREALAAELSQYARANLSHVKSPRRWDFREELPRHDTGKLYKRLLRDEYWVKNKPAEQAA, via the coding sequence ATGACGCACCCGTACAAGCACGCCGCCGCCATGCCCGACAAACCCGCCTTCATCATGGGCGGATCGGGCGAGACGGTCTCCTATGCCCAGCTCGACGCGCGCGCGAACCAGGGTGCGCATCTCATCCGCTCGCTCGGGCTGAAGCGCGGCGACGCGATGGCGATGATGCTCGACAATTCGGCGCGCTACTTTGAAATCGCCTGGGCGGCGGAGCGTGCGGGCGTCTATCTTACCTGCATCTCGTCCAAGCTGATGCCCGCGGAGGCGGAATATATCATCCGCGACGGCGAGTGCCGCATGTTCGTCGCGGGCAAGGGCACTGCTGCCTGCGCCGAGGCGCTGCTGCCGCTGATCGGCGACCTCGCCCGATTCATGGCCGACGGGGTAATCGAGGGATACGACAGCTGGGAGGAGGCGGTCGCCGCGCAGCCGGAGACGCCGATCGCCGATCCGTCGCCGGGGCAGATCATGCTCTATTCGTCGGGTACGACGGGGAAGCCGAAGGGCGTGCGCTTCGCGCTGCCGGAGGAGCCCTATGGCGAGAACGTCTCGCCGCTGGTGATGATCGGGCAGGGGCTCTACGGCTTCAACGCCGACATGGTGTATCTGTCGCCCGCGCCGCTGTACCACGCCGCGCCGCTGCGCTGGTCGATGGCGGTGCAGCAGCTTGGCGGCACGGTGGTGGTGATGGAGCGGTTTGACGCCGAGAAAGCGCTCGAGTTCATCGAGAAGTACAAGGTGACGCACGCGCAATGGGTGCCGACGCACTTCATCCGCATGCTCAAGCTGCCCGAAGAGGTGCGCCGCAAGTACGACGTCTCGTCGCTCCAGGCGGTGTGGCACGCCGCCGCGCCGTGCCCGATCCCGGTTAAGGAGCAGATGATCGACTGGTGGGGGCCGATCATCGGCGAATATTACGCCGGCACTGAGGGCAACGGCTTCCACAACATCCTGTCGTCCGAGTGGCTGACGCACAAGGGCTCGGTCGGGCGTAACCTGACGACGATCACGCACATCTGCGACGAGGACGGCAACGAGGTGCCGCCGCGCACCGAGGGCGCGATCTTCTTCGAGGCGCCCGTCACCGATCTCAACCCGACCGGCGCGGCGCCGTTCAGCTACCACAACGATCCCGAGAAAACCAAGGAGAGCACCAGCGCCAAGGGCTGGACGACGCTGGGCGACGTGGGCTGGATGGACGAGGAGGGGTATCTCTACCTCACCGATCGCAAGAGCTTCATGATCATTTCGGGCGGAGTGAACATCTATCCCGCCGAGATCGAGAATTTGCTGATCACGCACCCCAAGGTCGCCGACGTCGCGGTGATCGGCGCGCCGCACGACGAGATGGGCGAGGAAGTCGTCGCGGTCGTCCAGCCCAAGGATCCGCTCGAGGATCGCGAGGCGCTCGCGGCGGAACTGTCGCAATACGCGCGCGCCAACCTCAGCCACGTCAAGTCGCCGCGCCGCTGGGACTTCCGCGAGGAGCTGCCGCGCCACGACACCGGCAAACTCTACAAGCGTCTGCTACGCGACGAATATTGGGTCAAGAACAAGCCCGCCGAGCAGGCGGCGTGA
- a CDS encoding RcnB family protein, with the protein MGRKFVAALLAAVAIVPAMAVAQERGGDRGAWRAERAQQREAMRQQGGDRSGGWQRPAQGTGGQQRQAPTDGAWQQRREQRAARPDGARPDNPRAEAFRDFRQQRDADRRDFQSERQRDRQALIGGQVTRDQYRADRSRDLDAYRRDRQDDRQRLDRDRDAQFRDRTRLREQAQRGWDRSRADWADQDRWRGDRRSWDRGDLNRGGWGDQRRTYGRNDRFDRGGWNRDWRRDTRYDWSGWRARNRNAFRLPRYYAPYGWNAGYRSFGVGSILSQVLFAQNYWINDPWAYRLPDADGPYRWVRYYNDALLVDVYSGEVVDVINNIFW; encoded by the coding sequence ATGGGCAGGAAGTTCGTGGCGGCGTTGCTGGCCGCAGTGGCGATTGTCCCGGCGATGGCAGTGGCGCAGGAGCGCGGTGGCGATCGCGGGGCATGGCGCGCCGAACGCGCGCAGCAGCGGGAGGCGATGCGCCAGCAGGGCGGCGATCGCAGCGGCGGGTGGCAGCGGCCTGCGCAGGGCACTGGCGGGCAGCAGCGCCAGGCGCCGACCGATGGCGCGTGGCAGCAACGGCGCGAGCAGCGCGCGGCGCGGCCAGATGGCGCGCGGCCGGATAATCCCCGTGCCGAGGCGTTCCGCGACTTCCGGCAGCAGCGCGATGCCGACCGGCGCGATTTCCAGTCGGAGCGCCAGCGCGATCGGCAGGCGCTGATCGGCGGGCAGGTGACGCGCGATCAGTATCGTGCGGATCGCAGCCGCGACCTCGACGCCTATCGCCGCGACCGGCAGGACGATCGCCAGCGGCTCGATCGTGATCGCGACGCGCAGTTCCGCGACCGGACGCGGCTGCGCGAGCAGGCCCAGCGCGGGTGGGACCGCAGCCGCGCGGACTGGGCGGATCAGGACCGTTGGCGCGGGGACCGGCGCAGTTGGGATCGCGGCGACCTGAACCGCGGAGGCTGGGGCGACCAGCGGCGCACCTATGGGCGCAACGACCGGTTCGATCGCGGTGGTTGGAATCGCGACTGGCGGCGCGATACGCGGTATGATTGGAGCGGATGGCGCGCGCGCAACCGCAATGCCTTCCGCCTGCCGCGCTATTACGCGCCGTACGGCTGGAACGCGGGCTATCGCAGCTTCGGCGTCGGATCGATCCTGTCGCAGGTGCTGTTCGCACAGAACTATTGGATCAACGATCCCTGGGCGTATCGCCTGCCCGACGCGGACGGGCCGTACCGCTGGGTGCGCTATTACAACGATGCGCTGCTCGTCGATGTCTACTCGGGCGAAGTCGTCGACGTGATCAACAACATCTTCTGGTAG
- a CDS encoding AMP-binding protein: MSFNFGDMIEAVEAAIPGDRVALAHGGQVIDWATLRHRSNNLARALIERGLQPGDRFAFYAYNSADYLVALMACWKARGTHVNVNYRYVADELAYILADSDATVLVYDARLRECVADVVDRSPLVRSWVEIGGEDAAPAFAERFDDLVEGDGAPVAIPRDPADRFFIYTGGTTGMPKGVVWTHGELNAIGLAVAATQGLPVPTSVEEAATFAAANSDYPRVVCGPPLMHGTGLLSSYGALLAGGFVATLPSRSFRAEEALDAIDRWKANRLIVVGDAFARPVLEALDAQPGRWDVSSMRLISSSGVMWTQGVKDGLIRHMPDAVCQDNFSSSEAIGMGASLTSKDGTVETAKFMANTRCRVLDDDDKDVVPGSGVTGKVVLAPPNPVEYHKDPEKSARTFRVIDGVRYTVSGDFAQVAADGTLILLGRGSACINSAGEKIFPEEVEEALKLCPKVDDALVFAMPDPKWGQAVAAVVQAAGGFDEGVTRDTLRHKLAGYKLPKLIVTTDQSLRAPNGKADYGKAKALAGVS, from the coding sequence ATGAGCTTCAACTTCGGCGACATGATCGAGGCTGTCGAAGCCGCGATCCCCGGTGACCGCGTCGCGCTGGCGCACGGCGGACAGGTGATCGACTGGGCGACGCTGCGCCACCGCTCGAACAACCTCGCACGCGCGCTGATCGAACGCGGGCTGCAACCCGGCGATCGCTTCGCCTTCTATGCGTACAATTCGGCCGATTATCTCGTCGCGCTGATGGCGTGCTGGAAGGCGCGCGGCACGCACGTCAACGTCAATTACCGCTACGTTGCCGACGAGCTTGCCTATATCCTGGCCGACAGCGACGCGACGGTGCTGGTCTACGACGCTCGATTGCGCGAGTGCGTCGCCGATGTCGTCGATCGCTCGCCGCTGGTGCGCAGCTGGGTGGAGATCGGCGGCGAGGATGCGGCGCCTGCCTTCGCTGAGCGGTTCGACGATCTGGTCGAGGGGGACGGTGCGCCGGTCGCGATCCCACGCGATCCGGCAGACCGGTTCTTCATCTACACCGGTGGTACCACCGGCATGCCAAAGGGCGTGGTGTGGACGCACGGCGAGTTGAATGCGATCGGCCTCGCCGTCGCCGCGACGCAGGGGCTGCCGGTGCCGACGAGCGTCGAGGAAGCCGCCACCTTCGCCGCCGCCAATTCCGATTACCCACGCGTCGTGTGCGGCCCGCCGTTGATGCACGGCACCGGGCTGCTGTCGTCGTACGGCGCGCTGCTCGCGGGCGGCTTCGTCGCGACGCTGCCGAGCCGCAGCTTCCGCGCCGAGGAAGCGCTCGACGCGATCGATCGCTGGAAGGCCAATCGCCTGATCGTCGTCGGCGATGCCTTCGCGCGGCCGGTGCTCGAGGCGCTCGACGCGCAGCCGGGCCGGTGGGACGTATCGTCGATGCGGCTCATCTCGTCGTCCGGGGTGATGTGGACGCAGGGGGTGAAGGACGGACTGATCCGCCATATGCCCGACGCGGTGTGCCAGGACAATTTCAGCTCGTCCGAGGCGATCGGCATGGGCGCCTCGCTCACCTCGAAGGACGGCACGGTCGAAACCGCCAAGTTCATGGCCAATACGCGCTGCCGCGTGCTCGACGACGACGACAAGGACGTGGTGCCCGGCTCGGGCGTCACCGGCAAGGTGGTACTCGCGCCGCCCAACCCGGTCGAATATCACAAGGACCCGGAAAAGAGCGCGCGGACGTTCCGCGTGATCGACGGCGTGCGCTACACCGTGTCGGGCGATTTCGCGCAGGTGGCGGCAGATGGGACGCTAATCCTGCTCGGCCGCGGATCGGCGTGCATCAACTCCGCCGGCGAGAAGATCTTCCCAGAGGAGGTCGAGGAGGCGCTGAAGCTCTGCCCGAAGGTCGACGACGCGCTCGTCTTCGCGATGCCCGACCCCAAATGGGGTCAGGCGGTGGCGGCAGTGGTGCAGGCCGCGGGTGGGTTCGACGAGGGCGTGACGCGCGATACGCTGCGGCATAAGCTCGCCGGCTATAAGCTGCCCAAGCTGATCGTTACGACCGACCAGTCGCTGCGCGCGCCGAACGGCAAGGCCGATTACGGCAAGGCGAAGGCTCTCGCGGGCGTCAGCTAA